Proteins from a genomic interval of Medicago truncatula cultivar Jemalong A17 chromosome 3, MtrunA17r5.0-ANR, whole genome shotgun sequence:
- the LOC11431553 gene encoding uncharacterized protein, which yields MITENYRSMKLHTETECCLPNNVTDITCMDNQPTVVIEKLSKTVRLLGFMLQNGVSKSNRVIQDMQEVMKRGKNIGKALNSVMVKHHEALTCRPRDADMYFISPLEYQFSCSSSPPRLSRGGASSSRRKLLSPAKEDGRRQMKVCRGNERRRVKMTTLSRETEKEKEFHVDQAAEEFIEKFYRELRLQKWLDHHQHQHQHHY from the coding sequence atgataacAGAAAATTACAGATCAATGAAACTTCATACAGAAACAGAGTGCTGTCTCCCTAATAATGTGACAGACATTACATGCATGGATAACCAACCAACGGTGGTGATTGAGAAATTGAGCAAAACGGTGCGTTTACTAGGTTTCATGTTACAAAACGGTGTCTCTAAGAGTAACAGAGTGATACAAGATATGCAAGAAGTGATGAAGAGAGGGAAAAACATAGGGAAAGCATTGAACAGCGTGATGGTGAAGCACCATGAAGCACTCACGTGCCGACCACGTGATGCTGATATGTATTTCATTTCACCGTTGGAGTATCAGTTCAGCTGTAGTAGCAGTCCACCTCGTCTCTCTCGCGGTGGCGCCAGCAGTAGTAGGAGGAAGCTTTTGTCTCCGGCCAAGGAGGATGGTCGCCGGCAAATGAAGGTGTGTCGCGGCAATGAAAGGAGGCGCGTGAAGATGACAACTTTGTCTAGGGAGACAGAAAAGGAGAAAGAGTTTCATGTTGACCAGGCGGCGGAAGAGTTCATAGAAAAGTTTTACAGAGAATTGAGGTTGCAGAAATGGTTggatcatcatcaacatcaacatcaacatcactATTAA